AGCGAGCGAACCCTGCGCCGACGGTCTCCGCCGGTGCGGCTTGCGGCCCCGTTGCAGCGGGGCCGTTAGCTTTTGGGCTGCGGTCGATCCCAACGTCGGCGAACTTGAGCGAGGCGCCGACGTTCTCGGCGATCACATCGCGCGTCTCCCGGGTCTGACCGGACTCCTTGTCGGTGTAGGTGCCGAATCGGAGCTCGCCGGCGACCACGACGCTGTCGCCCTTGCGGAGCGACGCCGCGACGTGTCGTGCCTGCTGGTTGAACACGACGACACGGTGGAAGACAGTGCCGGCGTCCTCCCACGTGCCGGTGGTCTCGTTCAGTCGTCGGTCGTTGATGGCGATCCCGAACCGGGCCCAGTCGGTGCCGTTGTCGCTGCCGCCGTGTTCAGGGTCACTCGTGAGGTTTCCCTCGAGGGTGACGGGGATTCTGGTGGTCATGGTTCCCTTCCTTTCCGGTGTGAGGCGCAGCTGCGCCTCAGTTTCCGTGGGCCTGGCTGGTCCACGTGTCCCATTCCTGCTCGTCGGTCGCCGACTCCCAGGTGCGCGGCTTGCTCGGCCGGTGGCCGTTGTTGCACCCGCCCCCGTAGGCGCGAGAGATGCGGGGGAGTGCGATCGCGAGACGTTCGTGCCAGCCGATCGGACCGAAGCCGGTGTCGCTGTCGTCGAACGCAGCCTGGTGGGCGATGTGCAGCGCAGAGAGCTCTTCGACGAGCCCTCCGTGTTTCCACCAGCATTGAGGTATGACGCTGACGGCAACGTTGTAGCGGACGGTCATCCACTCGACCCACTCACGCAACCGGACCCAGGCATCGGCGGCATCGTCATCTGCGAGGCCGCGCCAGTTGATGATGCGCGCGCCGAGGGGCTCTGACGAACCGTGCCGGTCGCCGAATCCGAACCCGGCGAGTTCGCGGGCCAGCAGAGCTTCGACCTCGCCCTGGTCAGACATGGCCATCCTTCCGGGTGAGTTTCCCCCGCAGTCGGCTGAGAGCCAGTTGCGACGCATCGCGCCGCGACCGCCCCTTCGCCAGCACGGCGTCGCGGTCGAGAAGCCGGTGCAACAGCTCATGACAGTACGGGTGCATCGGAACGAGATCGTCGTGTTTCTCGAACGCGACCCAGCTCCCGTCGCGGCGGACAACGCCCCGGTAGTCGAGGTGATGGAGCTCGAGGCTGGCCCTGCTACCGGAAACACCGCACGCGGCGCAGACAAGTGGGCGGCGAAGCCGAGCGTGGTGCGTGAACCACCGGTCGCGGCGGGCGTGCCAGGCGGGCGAGCGGAGGAACTCGCCGCGATACGCGTTTCGGTAGCCGGATCGGCGCCGATTACTCATCGGCCACCTCCACCGGCTCGACCACGGGCTCGGATGCCGGTGCCGGTCGCTCGACGCTCTGGAACACGTCCTGCTGCTCGGACTCGGTCGCGCGCTTCCCGGTTTGGATCGCGCGAGCGTCGCGCCGTTCGTCCCACCCGGCGAGGTCGAGGAGCACGCTTCGCCGGTTGCGGTAGGCGAGAAGGCCGAGATTCGGCGGCATCCGCCGAATCTCGTCCACCGACATGAGCGGCAACCGTTCGTTCTGCTCGGACGTGTGATGGCCGGTCTGCTGGGTCGACCAGGACCGCTGGGTGCGGCGAGTGTCTCTGGTTCCGAGCAGCGCCTCGATGTCGCGGAGATGGTCGACGTGCGATGCACCGCCGAGGAGGACCTTTGCGGTGGCGGCGGCCCAGATGGTGTCGGCTTCGGCCCGGGACCAGGCGGTCTCTGCCTGGCTGAGGGCTTGGAGGACCACGAACGTGCAGATTCCTCTGCCGCCGCCGTCGGCCATGGTGCGGGGGAGGTTGCCCCAGCGGAACATGTTCGCGATCTCGTCGAGGATCAACCCCAGCGGCTGATGAAGCCTCGACCCGGAGGAGGCGAGGGCCTTCTTGCGCGCGACTTCGACGATGTCGTCGAGCAGTGCGCCGAGGAAGCCGCCCATCGCGGACGCGCCGGACGACGAGCCGATGAGGTACAGGGTGTTGGCCGATTCCAGGAAGGTGTGCGGGTCGAAGATAGGGTCGCCGGGGCGGGGGAGGAGTGTGTCGCGGATCTGCGGGACGGCGAGTGGTGCGACCGCGCCCTGCACGCCGAACCAGATGGAGGAGACGAGCTTCTCGTCTCCGCTGATGGTCGCCTCGAGCGCGTCGCCCCAGCCGGGGGCGCCGTCGGAGCGGAGCACGTCGACGGCGGCCCGGGCGAGGGTGGGGCTGGACCCCCAGTCGTAGACGTCGGCGATCGATCTGCCTCCGACGGCGGCGGCGTGCAGCAGCCGGCCGAGGACGACGCCGGATGCCTGGGCCCACTCTCCGTTGGTGGTGGACGACCCGAGGGCGGTGCCGGTGATGATCGCGTCGCCGCGCTGCATCGCGACCAGCGGGTCTTCGCAGCCGGCGAGCGGACTGATGCGGATCGTGTCGCGGACGCCCGCGAGCCCCTGCGGGTCGAAGACGTGGACGTCGCCGCGCTGCTGCCGCATCCGCATCGTCGCGGTGAGGTTGTCGTTGGTGGTGGAGGTGGTGATGAGCGGGCCCGACCAATCGAGGATCGCCGAGATCAGAACTCGGTACCCCTTGCCCGACCGGGGCGGTCCTTCGAGCGCGACGGAGTCTTCGATCGAGACGAACACGTCCATGCCCCGGGACCTGCCGACCCGCCACCCGACGTCGGTGGGTGCCGGATGCCGCAGCCCCGGGCGCAGCTGGCCGGCGCGGCGCAGCACGGCCCGAGCCGACAGGTGCGCGCGGATCTCGGAGGCCGGCGCGAAACCGGGGCGGGCTCGCAGGTCGGTGAGGAACCACTGGTCGGACTGCCGGTATCGCTGCCACAGCATCCACCCCAGACCGGCGAGGGTGATTAGCAGGAGTGCGAGGACGAGGTCGGCCACCCGGATCTGCCACACCGGCAGGTCGCAGCCGGCCGGCGCCGCATAGGCGGTGGGGTCGCCGGTGGTGGCCAGGACGAGTCCGGAGAAGATGCCGGCGGGTTCGGGACGTGCGCCGCAGATGAGGTGAGTGAGGGTCTCGGCGATCAGGTTGAGCGCGAAGCTCAGCACCAGTCCGATCGCGACGAGGACCGCGATGACTTTTCCCCACAGCCCATCGTTCATGATCCGTCACTCCTCAGAGCCCGTCGGCAGCCGCCGCAGCGACGCGGAGCCACGCATCTTTGGTGGCGGGTCGGAGGTTGTCGAACCTGAGCTGCCCGGATTTCAGTGCGGGGTCGAACGGCACCGTCTCCACTGCCCGTACGAGCCCGTCGAACCCGGCCGCGATCGTCCGGACCGTGCCGGCTTCGGCGGGCTCGGACTGGGTGACGACGACCACGGCGTTCTCCGCGAGGGCGGCGGAGCGTTCGTCGCGACCGCGCAGCGCCTCGAGGAGAAGCGCGGCGGACTCTGCGGATTCCGGCGCAGCGAGCGTAGAAAGCACCAGCTGCCCGGTCGAGTCGATCATGCGGATCCACCGGTCTGCGGATTCGTCGTTGCCGGAGTCGAACACGACGAGCCGGTAGTATCGGGCGCCGACCTGACGCAGCAAATCGAACTGGGCGCCGTCGAGGCGTTGATCGGTGGCGAGCAGCTCCGGGTTGGAGCGGAGCACGTCGTACCGGTCGGCGCCCTGGTGGTGCACATAGCGGGCGATGTCGCTGATTCCGGCGGTGGGGGCGAGGAGGTCGTCGGTCCGGGGAAGCAGGTCGCGGACGGTGGTGTCGTACAGTCCGGTCTCGGTGCGCCAGCCCAACGTGCCGCGGGTGTCGTTGTTGTCCCAGGCGAGCACATTCCCGCCGCCGTGGCGGGCGTAGACGGCGGCGAGCATCGCGGTCGTCATCGTCTTCCCGACGCCGCCCTTGCCGTTCACGACCGCGATGGTGCGGCATCCCGCCCAGTGCCGGGACACGGCGTCGACCCACCCAGCCCGCGCCGTTTCGTACGCAGACCGCTCGACGGGCACGCCGAGTCTTGCGAGCAGGCCTCGCCATCCGGACTGCGCGGCCACTGCCGGGCCAGGGTCGCTGATGAACGAGATCCGCTCCTGCTCCACGGGGTGCACCGCTGCGTGTGACCCTCTGCGGGTGGCGGCGGTGGGTGCCGTGTCGGGGGCGGATGCCGGGAGCTCGGATGCCGCGGGTACAGCGCCCGTGGCATCCGCTCGCGCAGTCTTCTCGACGGCGGTGAGCGCGCCGTCACCGGTGACGAGGAGGTGGTGGTCGCCGCGGTCGCCACTGGTGACCAGCTCGACGGGCCCGCCGGTACGGCGAGCTTCATCGGTCGCACGCCGGATGATGGCCTGCCGGATGTCGCCGTCGCCACCGGCGACGTGTTCGCGTCGCCCGTCGGGTGCAGTGAAGATCGCGACCCCATCGGTGACGGTCGCGTAGGTGCGGGGGTGCTCGGTGAGGGTCATGACATCTCCTTCATGGTGTTCAGCCAGCCATCCAAGTCCGCATCGGCGGCGGCGCGGCCCTGGGCGGGCTCGGTCACCTCGGGCCAGAGTGAGTCCAGCTCGCCGCTGGTGAACGGATCATCCGGCGCTCCCGGGCTGAGAGCGTCGTCGGTCTGGAACAGGTCGAACTCCCACGGGGTGGAGGTGGAGAAGCAGTCCACGAGGTAGGAGTACTGGCCGACGTAGGCGATGAACTCGCCCTTGCGCAGCTGCCGCGCCATCTCCACATGTGGGGCGGGCATGTTCAGCCGCTGCCCGAGCGCCTGCTGCTCTTGGTGGTTGGAGCGGAAGATGAACTTGTTCTCGATGTCACCGACGATCGAGTAGGCGAGGTTGCGTTCTTGCGAGTCGGCTTCGCCGACGGCGTCGAGGTCGCCCATCTTGTGCAGGATGACGATGTTGCTGATCCCGTAGTGGCGGCTGAGTTTCAGCCACTGCTGGTACATCTGCAGCGACGCGAGCGAGGTCATGTCTCGCCACCCCTCCTCGCGGATGACGTAGCGGGTGCGGCGTGCGGAACGGTCGGAGACGACCGCCTGAATCCACGCGGTCGTGCACACCTGCGTCAGCTGAGCGACCAGGTCGCCGCGCGCGAACAGCTCTGACGTGTCGACGACAACGATCGGCGCCTGCTCATCGAACGAGACCGTCGATTCGTCTTCGAACAGGCCCGACAGGTCGCCGTCGACGAACCGGCGCAGCACGAACCGGGGTTGCACGGCTGCTTCGGCGAGCCGGAAGTCGCCGGCCTGGTCCGCCACGATGATCCCGAGCTGTTCATACACGCCACGCAAGGTCGGCATGTCGCGCGTGGCGGTGATGCACCGGTGGAGGGCATCGTGGATCGCCGCGTGCTCGACCGCGGTCAATCGGGTGCCGCCGAGAGCCATCTGCACGAGCGATATCAGGGTGGCGATACGGCGCTGCTTGACCATCTGCTCGTGCTGTTCGTCGGTCGCCGACGTGCGCCGCGGGCCCCGGTCCAGAGGGTTCAACCGTGCCGTGGTTCCGCCGCCGAGTCGGATCACGGTCCCGCCGGGGATCGCCTCGGCCACCGCGACCCATTCCCCTTTCGCATCGGAGGGGACGACCGCGCAGTGTCCGAACGCGATCGACCGGGTCACCAGGGTCTTCACGGTGGCGGACTTGCCCGACCGGTACGCGCCCAGCACGAGCACATTGGTCGAGAACGTGCCCCGGTCGGACGTGTCGGCGTAGGCGTCCCAGGGGGAGAAGTGCCAAAGCGCATCGGCATTCAGGTCGACCCCGACGATGGGGCCGGCGTGACCGAGGCCTGCGTCGGCGACGAAGGGGTAGATGCCGGCGATGTGCTGCGATGTCGCCTGATGGGCCGGCACCACCGCGGCCCCGAGATTCCAGTACCCGCCTTCGGCGATGCCCGGCCCGAACGCTCCCGCGACGGCCGGCTCGGGCAGCGCCCGCTCCCGCCTGGTCGAGGGGGTGGGTGAGCCATTACGAGAGGCGGCCGCGACCTCGCGGCGCAGCGCACGCCGGCCGTTCCGGTCCAGGTCGCCAGGCTCGAACACGAACGCGCTGCGGGCCATCACTTCATCCCCAGCCCGACCGGGAGCGCATTGACCAGGAGAGCTTCGGCTTGCTGGCAGTAGAGGATCTGTCCTTCCATGCCCGCGCGGGAGAGGGCATTGCGCGCGCCGGCGACGGCGAGGTCGAGGTGTTCGTCGTCGGATGCGGTGATAGTGAGGTATCCGCCGTAGCGGAACTCGCCATGTCCCCCCACGATCTCCTGCTCCTGCTTCTCGAGGGCGCGCCAGTCGGCGGCGTCCGCGGCAGATCCGTCAGCGCTGCGCTTGGCGCGCAACTTTTCATTTCCCCGCCACACCTTCTTCTCGTCCCGGATGCGCTTGAGTGCCCGGTTCACCGGCACCGGGGTGAGGATGAGCGAGAAGATGTGGGTGACGGCTTCCCCTGTTCCTGGCTGCCGGGCGAACACGAGTGGGGACACGAAGCCGACGGGGGCGTCGGCGCGGGGCCATTCGTGGACCCACATTGTGGTGTGGACGCCGCTGTCGGTGTAGACGACACCGTTACGGCCCTTCGGCTCTTCGAGGTACATTGGTCCGATTCCCGCGGCATCCACACCGGCATCCGCTCCGGTGCGGTTCTGCACGGTTGCGGCGTACGCCGGGTCGAACGCCACCCGGGCGAGGGCGGCGATCTCCCGCGGGTCCAGCCATCGCCGCACTTTCACGCGGGCTGCGGCCAGAGCGTCGGCGAGGTTGCCGGCCTCGATGACAGCAAGCGCGACAACGGCCTCCTTTCCGCCGCCGAGCGACTTCAGCTGTGCCCCAAGCGCCACCAGATCGAGGGTGAAGGTGAGGTAGTTGCGGTGGGCGACGGCGAACTGCTCCGCCCGGTCCATCACCTCCGAGTAGTTCTTCGCCACCGGCGACGCAGCACTCAGATCGTGGCGAGCCCGGACGGTGTCGTAGTGGTCGCGGGCGGGGCGGATCGTGGTCGGGAGCGTCCGCTCCTGCAGCGTCACCCGTTTGATCCCGGGTCGCTGTGTGAAGGACGCGAGCACCTGTGACCATTGTTGGGCGAGGTCGAATCGTTCTGGGGTGTCTTGCATGAGGAATCCCTGCACCTCGAGCTCCGCGGTCACCGACACCGTCCGGTTGCGCGGGTCGTAGACGCACGCCATCCCGTCCGCCTCCCACAGTTGAATCGACGCCCGCACGCCCGGCAGGTTCAGTGTGCCGGCCAGATGCGTGCCCTCGGGACGGTACCGATGTGTGGTGGCGCCGACGGTGTGCCGCAGCTGTTTCATCACCCACATGCCCGCGATTCGTGGTGCGGAGATCCCATGGATGGTCGCGATCGCCGCCGCCCCCAGGCCCAGGTACAGCGGCGCCGAGTACAGCAGTCCGAGCGGCCCGAACCGATTCACCGCGATCAGCAGGATCAGCCCGGCGGCGGCGAGGAACCCGAGTTGCCATCCGTCCAGACCAAGCACGACGCCCTGCCGCGAGCGGCGGGGAAGTCGGACCGGACGAATGTGCTCGAGCGGTGTGCTGGTCATGACTCATTCCTTCCACCCGCGGCAGCGGGGGCACTGGCTGGCGGCGCGGATGCCGCGGGCGTACGTGATGACGATGACGGCGGGGCCGTCGTCGAGGTCGAAGAGCGTGCGGTGCTCGTGCGGACGGGCGTCGACGCGCCGCGCACGGACGATGCCGCACCGGTCCTTGATGCCGCGGAAGTCGCGCGCGCGGTCCCACCGGATTGCGATGCGCCCATCCCGGCGGGGGTCGCACCCACTCGGCTGGGGATTGAGATGGCGGTGTGGGCGCCGCGAGAGACCATGCCGCCGGCGTGCGATGCCGCGGCCGATCCGATCGAGTCGGCCGCGACGCCGCCGACGAAGCTGAACAACCCGAAGATCGCGAACGGCGCGAAGGCAACGAGCACGAGACCGACCAGAAGCGGCCACGACTGCGGATCCCAGATCGTCTGCACTCCCGCGAGGCCGTTGATGATGAGGGTGACGAACCCGATCGTGAGCGGACCGGTCAACAGCAGCACGACCACGGCCGACACATACCGGACGACCCACTGCGGCCCGATGCCGCGGACGGGGAACACCATCCACGCGATGGGACCCACCATGATCAGTGCGGCCAGCACGATGTTGCGGAACGCGAAGACCAACATGAGCAGGAGCATGGCGACCATCAGCAGCCCATGGATGATGAACGCGAAGAAGTAGTTTGCCTCGCCGCCGGCCCAGGTCACCTTCTGCAGAGTCGCGAACAGGGTGACCACGCCGTCTCGGCCCAGGATGTACCAGGTGAGGTCGTCGATCGCGTTCAGCACGTGTCCGATCAGCCACAAGGTCAGCGAAATGGCCGGGACGGCGATGAAGCTTCGGACAATGGCGCCGACCAGTTCGCTGCGGTCCCCGGAGACGACTGCTGAGGTGATCGCCCACACCATCGAGACGAACAGCACGATCAGTACCGCCCACGCCCAGAAGGACCACTCGCCGGTCGCGGCGTCCCAGAGCGCGGTCGTCGTGTCGAATCGCATGTTCTCGGCGACCGTGAACATCATCGCGGTGGCTCCCAGTGCCATGCCGCGACCGGCATTCTCGAAAGTCATGCACACGACATCGCCGAGACTGCAGCCGTACGCCACGATCGCCTCGCGACCGCCCGCGGACCGCACCGCATTCTCGTGCCCAGCGAATGTGGTGCACACCGTGGTGTTCTCATCGCCGTAGATCACCCAGCGGAAGCACTTCTGCGCGCTGATCTGCGCGGCATCATCGGGCGTGCAGGTGACTTGCCCACCCGACTCTCGGCAGTTGACCGGGAATGCGGGCCCTGACCATGACTCCCCCGAGACTTCTACAGCCATGGGGACCGGTTCGGCCGCGAGGGCAGGAGTGAGCGCGCCCACGCCGGCGAGGATGCCGACGACGGTGCCGATGATGAGGGCGCGCACGGTTCGCATCAGAAGCCGAAGTCGAAGTTCACGAACCACTGAAACAAGCCGCTGGCGGCGCCGAGGACCGCGGCCGCGATGAAGATCCACATGATGTTCTCGCCCGCCCAGGTGCGCACCCGATCGGACGCCAGCCCCCGGAAGGCGAGCGCGGCGCCGGCGACGATCAGCATGATCAGCACCACCAGCAGCGCGCCGGCCAACACGTACGAGGCGATCACTTGGAGGCCGGCGAAGAACGGTGCAGAGAAGTCCGGTTCGATGTCAGGGACGTCGACGTCCACTGGCGCGTGCAAGTTCAACATGAAGTGCTCCTTACCTCAGAGGGAGGCCGCGGGCGGCCATGAACGGTTCGGGATCGATGGCGACCCCGTCGAACTGGACTTCGTAGTGCAGATGACAGCCGGTGGACTTTCCGGTCGACCCCTCGGCGCCGAGCGGGGTGCCCGCGACGACGTGCTCGCCTACGTCGACACGGAGCGAGTCCCAGGCCATGTGGCCGTATAGGGTGACGACGCCGCCGCCGTGGTCGATGCGGACCGTGTTTCCCCATCCCGGCATCGAACCGGCATTGATCACCTCGCCCGGCCCGGCGGCGTATACAGTGACCCCGCAGGGCTGGTCCATGTCATAGCCGAGGTGGTCGGACGGGCAGTAGGCGCAGCCTTTGACGGGGTGATAGCCGAACCCCCGGCCGGTCGAGTAAGAGCCGGCCAGTGGGTAACCCCATTCGCCCTTCGCCACGGGGAGGTCTGGTGGGCTGTACTCGGTGACAGCGGTCGATGCCGCTTGCCCGGCGACCGCCAGCGGGATCGCGACGAGCGGGGTCACCGCCACCGCGATCGCGAGGACGATCAGCAGGACCAGCCCTGCCACCGCTTTCCGACCGGTCCTCGTGTTCGCGAGGGCAGAGACTGCGACGGCCGGGGCGCCCATGTCAGCTCTCCAACGGCTCCGTGAAGAATCGCACCAGCTTGCAGTCCCCAGCCCGCTGCGATGTGTTCGGGCTGGGAACGGAGTCTGCCCCGCACAGCACCTGCACGCTCACGCGCGCGTCTTCGGTGTAGGAGGATTCGGCTCCGGTGCCATCGGTCTGAGTGAAGGTCAGCTCGACGTCACCCGTGGCGATGCGCATCTGCGCGGAGGCGTCCTCGGGAACCTCGGCGAGGGCGATGTCGCCGGAAACGTCCGCTTCCACCCGCCCGTCCTGCCCCGCGAGAGAGTCCCACACCTCCTGCGGAGGGACTACGCCCTGCCGCAGCTCGAGTTGAGACGCCTTCATGGTTTCGGCGCGATCCGCCTCGCTCTCGTAGCGGGTGTCGGGAGTGAACCAGGTGTCGAGGTAGGCGAGCCATTCGTCGCGAGAGCTCCGCGTTGTGTCGAACGTGGATGCCGCAGCCAGCACCGCTTGAACGTATGTCTCGGCATCCGTGGTGATCGGCTCCGGAACCCACCCGCGCTCCGCGACGGAGGCGTCGACCACGTTGCCGGGCGGTGCGGTCGTCGGCGCGGAGGCAGTGGGGTTGGGCTGAGGCGTGGGATCCGAACTGGCCGGCGGCGTGACCGTGGCATCCGGCCCGCGAGACGTGACCGCACCGACGATGATCGCGATGATGCCGGCGACCAGCACCAGACCGCCGATGACTGCCCAGGTAGTTCTGGCGACCCGCGGGTTGCGTGCGGACATCATCGCCGCACCTCCTCTCGGCGGCCCGAGGACGGGAGTGTTCTCGCGTGACGCCGTAGCCTCACGCTAGGCATGCGGTGGGGAGCGTCGGGGGCGAGGGGGCTCATCCTGTGGATAACTGCCGCGTTGGAAAAGAAACTTATCCGGGCCGCGCACATCGCGTCTGTAGGTCGTTTGGGGGACACCGTCACGCGATGAAGCACCGGTGCGGCGGGAGCTTCGGTCGAGACCATGAGTGAACGGTACAGCCGTTCACGACAAAAGTAAACGGATAAAGCATCCAGGTTGCTTGTGTCGATACGCGTCGGTGAGGCACAATCCTGATATGCCCAAGTACGCGAAGCCCGCCGGCGGTGAGGGCGCCGAACAAGCCATCTCGGTCTTCGGCAGTTATGTGAAGTCGGCCGCCATCCGATACTTGCGGCAGCACCCGAACGTCACGCGGAAGTCGATCGCCGAGGCACTCGACCTGCCGCCGACCACGTTCGTGGCCTATCTCGGTGAACTCGAGGACGCCGGGCTGATCCTCGCGAACCCGCCGCGAGGTGAGCGCCGCAAGGGGGAGTGGCCGGTGTATCGGGTGAACGATGCGGAGGTCACGGCGTTGTATCTGCGGCTTGGGCAGGAGCTCGGGGAGATCTGAAGCTGGATCGGGGAGCGCAGAATTGTGCGGGCCTCGTCGCTGAGAACGATCAGTTAACCCTCTTCCGCCGGCCTGACGATAACTGCGCGCGAGGCCGTCCTCGCGGCCCTCAACGAGGTTGTTCGATGGTATCTCGCAGAAGAAGAACATGACCTGGGTTCGTGAGGGGGCGTTGAGTTCGTCTGGCTCATCGTTGTTGGGGTGCGCTCCAGCTATCGACGGCGACCCAGTCGTGTTGTCCGAGTGAGACTACGTCCACATCTCGACCAGATCGAAGCTCACGGCCGCGGAGGGTCAACGTGACGTGCTCGGTGCCGTGGTTGATAGCGAACAACACCTGTCCGCGGGCGATGACCTCCACCCACTCGGATAGCCCCGCGAGGAGAGGAACGACTCGCGCCTCGGCTGCCAACCAACCCATGAGCCGCTCCATGCCCTCGTCGTCGGGGATGGTGGCCAGATAGTACGCGCGCCCGGCGCCCACGTCTCGCGAGGTCAATGCAGGCATGCCCCGGTTGCGCCCGTCTACGAACGTGCCGAGAACAACTGCATCTACGGCGTGAATGACTTCCGCCAAGTACTCACCGCGCAGCTGACCCGCCGGGGAATCGACCGTGGCCGCGTTCTCGCCAGGCCCCGCGGATGAACGCGAGACTGCTGCGGTGTCTCCGGCGGATGTGCCGCTCGACTGCTGAGCGGGCGGGAGGAGTGCCCCGAACTCTTCGAGCGTGATTCCGAGGAGTTCGCCCAGGCTTCGGAGATAGCCGGTGGCGCGGAATCCATCTGTCTCGTCCACGACATCGGTGAACGCCGCGAA
This DNA window, taken from Microbacterium invictum, encodes the following:
- a CDS encoding single-stranded DNA-binding protein, with the protein product MTTRIPVTLEGNLTSDPEHGGSDNGTDWARFGIAINDRRLNETTGTWEDAGTVFHRVVVFNQQARHVAASLRKGDSVVVAGELRFGTYTDKESGQTRETRDVIAENVGASLKFADVGIDRSPKANGPAATGPQAAPAETVGAGFAR
- a CDS encoding type IV secretory system conjugative DNA transfer family protein yields the protein MNDGLWGKVIAVLVAIGLVLSFALNLIAETLTHLICGARPEPAGIFSGLVLATTGDPTAYAAPAGCDLPVWQIRVADLVLALLLITLAGLGWMLWQRYRQSDQWFLTDLRARPGFAPASEIRAHLSARAVLRRAGQLRPGLRHPAPTDVGWRVGRSRGMDVFVSIEDSVALEGPPRSGKGYRVLISAILDWSGPLITTSTTNDNLTATMRMRQQRGDVHVFDPQGLAGVRDTIRISPLAGCEDPLVAMQRGDAIITGTALGSSTTNGEWAQASGVVLGRLLHAAAVGGRSIADVYDWGSSPTLARAAVDVLRSDGAPGWGDALEATISGDEKLVSSIWFGVQGAVAPLAVPQIRDTLLPRPGDPIFDPHTFLESANTLYLIGSSSGASAMGGFLGALLDDIVEVARKKALASSGSRLHQPLGLILDEIANMFRWGNLPRTMADGGGRGICTFVVLQALSQAETAWSRAEADTIWAAATAKVLLGGASHVDHLRDIEALLGTRDTRRTQRSWSTQQTGHHTSEQNERLPLMSVDEIRRMPPNLGLLAYRNRRSVLLDLAGWDERRDARAIQTGKRATESEQQDVFQSVERPAPASEPVVEPVEVADE
- a CDS encoding ParA family protein, giving the protein MTLTEHPRTYATVTDGVAIFTAPDGRREHVAGGDGDIRQAIIRRATDEARRTGGPVELVTSGDRGDHHLLVTGDGALTAVEKTARADATGAVPAASELPASAPDTAPTAATRRGSHAAVHPVEQERISFISDPGPAVAAQSGWRGLLARLGVPVERSAYETARAGWVDAVSRHWAGCRTIAVVNGKGGVGKTMTTAMLAAVYARHGGGNVLAWDNNDTRGTLGWRTETGLYDTTVRDLLPRTDDLLAPTAGISDIARYVHHQGADRYDVLRSNPELLATDQRLDGAQFDLLRQVGARYYRLVVFDSGNDESADRWIRMIDSTGQLVLSTLAAPESAESAALLLEALRGRDERSAALAENAVVVVTQSEPAEAGTVRTIAAGFDGLVRAVETVPFDPALKSGQLRFDNLRPATKDAWLRVAAAAADGL
- a CDS encoding SCO6880 family protein; this translates as MTSTPLEHIRPVRLPRRSRQGVVLGLDGWQLGFLAAAGLILLIAVNRFGPLGLLYSAPLYLGLGAAAIATIHGISAPRIAGMWVMKQLRHTVGATTHRYRPEGTHLAGTLNLPGVRASIQLWEADGMACVYDPRNRTVSVTAELEVQGFLMQDTPERFDLAQQWSQVLASFTQRPGIKRVTLQERTLPTTIRPARDHYDTVRARHDLSAASPVAKNYSEVMDRAEQFAVAHRNYLTFTLDLVALGAQLKSLGGGKEAVVALAVIEAGNLADALAAARVKVRRWLDPREIAALARVAFDPAYAATVQNRTGADAGVDAAGIGPMYLEEPKGRNGVVYTDSGVHTTMWVHEWPRADAPVGFVSPLVFARQPGTGEAVTHIFSLILTPVPVNRALKRIRDEKKVWRGNEKLRAKRSADGSAADAADWRALEKQEQEIVGGHGEFRYGGYLTITASDDEHLDLAVAGARNALSRAGMEGQILYCQQAEALLVNALPVGLGMK
- a CDS encoding M23 family metallopeptidase is translated as MAGLVLLIVLAIAVAVTPLVAIPLAVAGQAASTAVTEYSPPDLPVAKGEWGYPLAGSYSTGRGFGYHPVKGCAYCPSDHLGYDMDQPCGVTVYAAGPGEVINAGSMPGWGNTVRIDHGGGVVTLYGHMAWDSLRVDVGEHVVAGTPLGAEGSTGKSTGCHLHYEVQFDGVAIDPEPFMAARGLPLR
- a CDS encoding winged helix-turn-helix transcriptional regulator, yielding MPKYAKPAGGEGAEQAISVFGSYVKSAAIRYLRQHPNVTRKSIAEALDLPPTTFVAYLGELEDAGLILANPPRGERRKGEWPVYRVNDAEVTALYLRLGQELGEI